The Streptomyces sp. NBC_00286 nucleotide sequence GAGGCCACCATCGCCAGAGTGATCAGGCCGAGTACCACCCAGCCGAACCACAGCCAGCCATTGCTGCCGAGCGCCACCGTGTAGGCCGTGACCATCACCAGGCCACCGACGGTGAGCACCCCCATGGTCTTCGTAGAACCGGGCATCGCAACACCCTCCTTATGGTTCGTCCCTCTCCATGGTGCCCCCGTCCTGCCTTTTCACGGTGCATACGACGAAATGGGTGCCTGTTTTCCAGCCGCTCTCCCCGGCCCAGGCCGCCGATTCGTAGCGGCCGGGGTCGTAGCCGTACTGGATCGGCGGCACATCCGCCGCGCAGGCCTCGACGGATTCCCGCTTCGCGTCTTCGAGCGTGGTGTCGGGGCCGAGTCGGGTGAAGCCGAGCACCCGCTGGTCGTGCGGCTCGTCGCAGGAGGTCAGCCGGGCGTCCCGGTCGGACCGTTCGTCCAGGCAGTCCTGCTTCTGCATATTGGCCGTGTCGATGAACGTCAGCCCCGTCTCCCGGTGGTCCCCGAGCGGCCCGTACACCCCACCGTTCGCCCCGAGCAGCAGACATACGGTGCGCCGGCCTGCGGCCTCGAAGCCCGCTTCGGTGGGCAGCACGGCGTAGCCGCGTACGTCCGCGAGCTTCTTACGGGTCTCCTCGGTGCGCGACTCGCAGTGGACGGGCCCGTACGTACGCGCCTCATCGACGGATCCGGCCTCGACCACCGCCATGACCTGCCCGTCCGGGGACCCTTTGAGGCAGTCCTCGAGCTTCAGCCGCGGCGTGCCCTCGAAACGCCTCTCGGGCCAGTCGGCGATGACGCAGTCGCCGTCCTTGAGCGGCTCGGCGAGCCCGACGGCCCCGCCGTACGGCTGCGCAGCCCCGCCCTCGTCCGCCTGCCGGCCCATCGCGTACCAGACCCCGCCGAGCGTCAGGCCCACGCCGAGGAGGCACGCGATCACGGACTGCAGGACGTTCGAGCGTTTGCGACGCCGGCTGCCGGGCGGCGGCGGCGCGTACGTCGGCGATTTGGGCGGGACGGGTGACTGCAGCGCGATAGGTGGCCCGAATCCGGGACCTGGCGCAGGCCCTGGCGTCCGTACGGCTGATACCTCCGTCTCGGCGTGCGCCCACTGCGGCTGCGACCCCGGATCGACGTGGGTGCGCTGCGGGGGCTGTGGCGTGACGATCGCGGACAGCGCGGCCTGCGTCTGCTCCGCCGTGGCGCGGTGGACGGGGTCCTTGGTGAGCAGGGCGGCCAGGATCGGTTCCAGCGCGCCCGCGCGCAGAGGCGGCCGGGGCTCCTCCAGGACGACCGCGGTGAGCGCGGCCAGGTCGGTGTCGCGGTCGAACGGGCCGCAGCCCTCGACCGCGTAGTAGAGCGTG carries:
- a CDS encoding serine/threonine-protein kinase, whose product is MAPGTSQSGVGRVIAGRYLLLNRLGTGGMGHVWLAHDQQLACEVALKEIVFRDPAEAGRQRAARVARARAEARNAAGLRGHPHVVTVHDVLEHEGLPWIVMEYVAGALDLRDLVTQRGPAAPAECARIGLAVLDALTAGHERGVMHRDVKPANILLAPDRSGSPYARVLLTDYGISVQPDSAEPRWTMTSMLVGTAGYLAPERAQGGPPTAAADLFSLGCTLYYAVEGCGPFDRDTDLAALTAVVLEEPRPPLRAGALEPILAALLTKDPVHRATAEQTQAALSAIVTPQPPQRTHVDPGSQPQWAHAETEVSAVRTPGPAPGPGFGPPIALQSPVPPKSPTYAPPPPGSRRRKRSNVLQSVIACLLGVGLTLGGVWYAMGRQADEGGAAQPYGGAVGLAEPLKDGDCVIADWPERRFEGTPRLKLEDCLKGSPDGQVMAVVEAGSVDEARTYGPVHCESRTEETRKKLADVRGYAVLPTEAGFEAAGRRTVCLLLGANGGVYGPLGDHRETGLTFIDTANMQKQDCLDERSDRDARLTSCDEPHDQRVLGFTRLGPDTTLEDAKRESVEACAADVPPIQYGYDPGRYESAAWAGESGWKTGTHFVVCTVKRQDGGTMERDEP